The stretch of DNA AATAAAAAACCAACCCCAGAGGGGCTGGTTTTGGGATAACCCCTGAAAGGGGATAATTTGCCTTTGCCCCCTGAGGAGGCAAAGGTTGAGCTGCCTCCAGTCTTTAAATTAGTACCTTGATTTCTCTGCTTTCTTTTCCTGGTTTTCTTGGTACTTTACATACTTTCGGATCATTTCTTCGTCCAAACCTACTGTATCAACACAGTAGCCTCTGGCCCAGAAATGGTTCCCCCAATAGGGTTTTTGCTTCAGCTTACGAAACTTATTCAGCACTCGTATCGCTGTCCTGCCTTTTACTGTCCCAACGTAATTTGAGACAGATATTTTGGGAGGAAGCATTACAAGAAGGTGTACATGGTCAATCCGGATGTTCAATTCCTGAACTTCACATCTCTGTTGTTCTGAAAACATCTTAATACATTCAAGTACTTCTTCTTTGATCTCACCTTTTAAGATTCTGAACCTGTACTTTGGGACCCATACAATGTGGTACTGGCAATGCCATAGCGTTTGTGATAGTTTACGGAATCTGCTCATTTTGTTACTCCTTGGTTGTGGTTGTTATGGAGACAACTCAACCTTGGGGTAACAAATTACTGTTCAGATGGCAAAGCCACTGAACTCTGACCTTGCCCTGAGGGCAAGGTTTTCACTGTTAGAATAAAATTAAGCGGTCTTCGGGAAAACATGCTAACCATTATGCTAATAACAGGGATTTGGGCATAAAAAAAGAGGATAGTTATAATACCTAACCCCTTGGTTTTACTGGTGCCGGAGCT from Syntrophales bacterium encodes:
- the tnpA gene encoding IS200/IS605 family transposase, which encodes MSRFRKLSQTLWHCQYHIVWVPKYRFRILKGEIKEEVLECIKMFSEQQRCEVQELNIRIDHVHLLVMLPPKISVSNYVGTVKGRTAIRVLNKFRKLKQKPYWGNHFWARGYCVDTVGLDEEMIRKYVKYQENQEKKAEKSRY